One genomic segment of Gammaproteobacteria bacterium includes these proteins:
- the bioH gene encoding pimeloyl-ACP methyl ester esterase BioH produces the protein MDLHCRRLGNGPDLVLLHGWGLHSGIWDGVAERLAAQFRVHLVDLPGHGRSAPVADFSLAGVCDRLAAVTPAPAHWLGWSLGGLLALGVASRFPARVARLVLVASSPRFVAGPDWPTAMPAGTLDGFAADLARDPRATLTRFLSLVARGAPDGTVLRRLRATLQAAPPPAAVALSGGLAILRDTDLRATLETLAAPALWLGGARDTLVPIAALRSVVARHPALRLQEFAAAGHAPFLSHPAEFVTAVQGFLT, from the coding sequence ATGGATCTCCATTGCCGACGCCTCGGTAACGGTCCGGATCTGGTCCTGCTGCACGGCTGGGGGCTGCATTCCGGCATCTGGGATGGTGTCGCGGAGCGGCTGGCGGCACAGTTCCGCGTGCACCTCGTCGATCTGCCCGGTCACGGGCGCAGCGCGCCGGTCGCGGACTTCAGCCTTGCCGGGGTATGCGACCGGCTCGCGGCGGTCACGCCGGCGCCGGCGCACTGGTTGGGCTGGTCGCTGGGCGGGCTGCTGGCGCTTGGCGTCGCCTCCCGTTTTCCCGCGCGGGTGGCGCGGCTGGTGCTGGTGGCGAGCAGTCCGCGCTTCGTCGCCGGCCCCGACTGGCCGACCGCGATGCCGGCCGGGACCCTGGATGGTTTTGCCGCGGACCTGGCCCGCGACCCGCGCGCCACGCTGACGCGCTTCCTGAGCCTGGTGGCGCGCGGTGCGCCGGACGGCACGGTGCTGCGGCGGTTGCGCGCCACACTGCAGGCTGCACCACCACCGGCCGCGGTGGCGTTGAGCGGCGGGCTGGCGATCCTGCGCGATACGGATCTGCGCGCGACGCTGGAGACACTCGCCGCACCGGCATTGTGGCTCGGCGGTGCGCGTGACACCCTCGTGCCGATCGCGGCGCTGCGCAGCGTCGTGGCGCGCCATCCGGCGCTGCGTCTGCAGGAATTCGCAGCAGCAGGGCACGCACCGTTCCTATCGCATCCGGCGGAGTTCGTCACTGCCGTACAGGGATTCCTTACATGA